The Balaenoptera ricei isolate mBalRic1 chromosome X, mBalRic1.hap2, whole genome shotgun sequence region CTTTGTAGTCAGTAGCAGTACCAATTATGTAATTTAAGGTTAATGTTGAAGTAGTGACTTGTTCTAAAGTACTAAGTACTTCATAAAGAATGGAAAATGCAACTGTACTGGCTACCATGAGACAGGTCAAACCTGCAGTCAATAAGCACCATTGATGTTTCTCAGATGTCACTGCAATAGGATGCCCATTTAGCAGGGGTCAGCATGACATCTAATGATTTAGGTGATAATTTATATCACTACTTTACCACTTCTCACAAGTACTATCATATATACTTACTGGTTTGgaatatttcagtatttaaaaaagtTACAGGTACCAGTGTGTACTGTCTCAATATCAACTGCACATTCATGCCCTTCTGCTGAGGCCCCAGGCAAGCCTCTCTTTCAGAGTCTCTACATAGTCAGACCTGAGGGGACCCACCAGTTATAGCTCCAGCATCCTCATCCCTTCCCCACTGGAACATGCATCTGTTGGCTTCTTTAGTGAATGAGTTTCCTGACTCCCTTAGAGAAATACTCAGTAATTTACCCAGAATTGTGTGGAAACATAGTGAACTCAGCCACATGTTCCAATTACATTCTACCATCCAAAGAGCTGAAGCAAATACAATAAGTGATTAGGAGACAAAATGTAGCACTATGTCAAAAGTCCCAGAGGCTCCAGGGCCAGCACTCCCCATTCTcatctgtgtgatcttgggtcaATGCAAAATAGTCCCTTCATTTTCCCAGCTACAAGGTGTGGATAACAATACCTACTTTGCACCACAAGTGATAGAATACATTTAAATGGGTGTAGAGAAAATAGCACATAATATGCATCTAATAGATGGTTTGTAATACATTTGCCCACTAAGCAGACAAAGTGGTCAGGACATTATGAAGCAAGAGTAGTCAGAATATAGAATTCAAAGAAGTCTGTTCATATGGATGTGAAAAAGACCTATGTCTTTATTTTCATCTATCTCTAACATAAATTCAACTATGAACCTAAGCTAGAAACCACTGTAATATTAGTAGTACATGTGACAATgtcaccaataaagatgttcatatCACAGCACATTTGTTTCACATTTCTCGAAGTATCATTTATGCTCATAATTACTTTGAAATTATAGTTGTTATCATGCCCATCACTAGATACTGTTATTTAATGCATTAATAAAGAAGCTTATGTTACCaaatcacaatattttaaaaattcaaaactgtatttcattataataaatttctgttataattttgtgaatttaactttatgcatttattaaaaacaaatattattatcTTAAGCGAGCAATAGGCTACATCCAGCTGCCAAAGGGACCCAAGGTGCCAAAAGTTTGAAAATGCCTGTGCTAGGAGACATTATGAAATGAGAGTCTATGGGGAATGGAACGGGTTGGGCTGAACATGCTGGGTGATTTCATATATGCTATCTCATAGACAGGGACAGTACAGAGGTTTCTGTCGTTGAAGCACTGGAGTCATGACGGACAGAAAGTGAAGATGAGGTTGGGCATATCTGGGATTTGGGGATGTTGTGTAGTTTCCATTTAAAAGAACCAAGAAGTCACAGGAATCACTGTAGGTCTGTGAGCAGGAGAGTGCTCACAGCAGTGGTTTCTAAGGCTGTTGCTTCTGAAGGCTGGAGGCAGACCAGCTAGGAAGTGGTGCACAGGGAAGAAATGGAACAGAAGAAGGCATCCAGTGGAGTAGGGGGCAGGAGGCTGGCAGACAATGTGGGTCCCAAAAGACCCTAACCCAGTCCACAGCACTCTCCTTGCAGACCTAGCCAGGGGTAGGCAATGGCTGCAAGTCTGCCTTTTGGAATGCTAGCCTCAGAGAAGTGAGGTGATTGAGGAGAAGAGGCCCAGGTTGGGAGAAAGATGCTGCGTGAGGTTGCAGGGGGCCCATTTTAAAGGTCCTGAGGCACTAGGATTGCAGGAACAGGCTTTTTCCAGATCCCTCTCTTTCTTATTCCACTCTACTCACAAAATACCTCCAGCACCTGTTGCAGTTAGAAAACCAAAAGGCAAGCCAAGATAAGATACTCCTGGGAAACCAGTCACATCAGAAAGGGTTCCTGCTAAGACCTAATGGCCTTGACCTGTGGTTCATTAACACTAACccacagcagtggttctcagagtcTGGTCCCAataccagcagcatcagtattcAGCACCATCATCAGCTGGTAAATTGTCACAAACATACATTATTGGGCCTCATGCTAGTTACACAGCTAGCAAATGACTGAGTCAGCATTTCCATCTAGGTCTGCTAACCTGAAATGAGCAACTCTTTTGTTAGCTGTGGCTGAGAAAATATCTTTACCTagggaaaaaagtattttctttcataaattaGTCTACAATACCAAAGAGCTTCCCCTCCAGGTATTTCTACATGATTGAGATTTGGACATGTTTTCCAGTTATACTTACACAGATATCTTCTTTCTCTGTGGGCAGTATCCTCATGCAGGCCTCCTTCTGATGACAAAAGGACAAGGTTAGGAGAgggtgaggggctggggcagggtccAAATTGATGGGCCCAATAGGATCCTCCTTAGAAAAGCAGAGCCCCGCCTATGTAGTGCTGCTGTACTCTGAAGGACCCCTCCAGATCTGGGGGATCAAAGAAGGCCTCCTGGAGGAGAGAACACTTGAGCTGGTGTAAAACTGGAGGAAACCAGAAGGGAGGACAGATTCTTGGAGATCAGTCCAGACCAAAGCCAACTGTGGAAGTGCAGCTGGGGCAGGACCTCTGAGGTGACTTAGGAGTCATCATGGAATCCTGAGGACCTACTCCCTCTCCCTGTTGTAGCCCTCAGGGTTCTACCATCAAGAGGTGGATCAGAATCACAAGGTTTGATCTGGGTGGAGCAGGCCAGTATGTGGGGGCAATGACTGGCTGTTTTTCAGGTAGGGGAGGCACCGCCGGACTCCCAGGGCCACAGAGCTCTTCTTACCCTACTCCAAATTTCTACCCAAGGGAGGACACACAAGACAAAGAGTGATTCATATGAAGGGGATGAGGAGGGGGAGGTAGCAGGGACTGCCCCTCAGGCCACGAGAGGATCTTCACTTTCCCCTGTGCCATTAGGCACTCACCAGAAGGAGGGCAGAACATTTCCTCTCTCTAACCCTGCCTCCTCTCAGAGTCCTCCTGGGAACCCACTGGTGACTCCATTTCTGCTTCTCTCACCTCACTGCCACCTTGTCTGTGTGCTCCGCCATCCTCTGGCGCAATCTGTCTAAATACCACATCTACATCTCTAATATTTATGCAGGTCCAAGTTCCACGGTGTTGGAAAACCCTGCTGtctttgctgttattatttttttttactaaaagtcCTTTGAAAACTCCAGAGGAAGACAAACTAAAGTTTGCCTAAACTAATGCATTTCAGTTTGAGTGGGTTGTTCATCTCTTAAGGCTCCTTCTCAAGGCTCCTGTACCAAGAGCATAGCTGCatccaaagaaactgaaaattctAGCCTGAAAACAGTAAGCCTTCCCTCTCTGATGCAACGTTGTGGCAGTTAGAACCATGAGAGTGGCAATGGCCTTTCCAGTCAGATACATGGTCATTAGCTGACTTGGGGACCAAGTATTTGTGAATTGAAAACCTCATTAGGATTCCTGCTGAGTTGTCATGAGTTTATGGTAAGAACTGCTAGCAGGTCAAACCAGCTCTTTTCTTACTGGAGGGAACTGAGTTGCAAAGATGATGTGTAGCTTGCTTTAGGTTACAAACACAGCTAATAATGATAGAAAAGTTTAAGAGCATTACGCTCTTGTCTCCCAGGCAAACATATTCTTCTGAAGGAGACTAACTCTTATTTGAACCTCTCAACCTATAGTCACTCTGGGCTATAGGACAGTTATGGCGGTTCTTCTCTCCAAGATCATACTGATATGTGCTCACTCTGAAAATTCATATACATTAATGCATCACTTTGATGTTCTAAAATCACTGACATCCATTTGGGAAGGCACCTTCAAGATACCACTCCGAAGCCTGAGAGAACTGAATCCTAATCCTGAGAAAAGGAGATACATGACTGTCCCAGAGAGATTAAACGTAGCATTAAACATCCTCACTGATGAGCAGGAATAATCTTGGGGTTGGACAGGAAGGGCAACAAGCTCTGGACATAGCATCTATCTTAGGGGTTGTGGCCTTGGATGCTGAACCTGTTAAAGGGAGGGGAAAATCTCCTGGGCTCTGAACCCCTGGAGGACACAAATCGTTTTACTCTGAGTTTCTCAAAGCACAACCTAGTGCGGTTAGTACAGTTAAGGGATCTGCATacatttgttgagtgcttgcTCATGTACATGAACTGCTTAGGAGGGATAAGCTGATGAACTAAGCAGTAACTTTGAGAGAGCTTCCAAAGAGATGTCTTCTCTTTTCCTGTACTGTGTATCAGGCATTGTGCTATAGGCTCATTTTAGGGTCGGGACTGAGAAAGAGAGGTGTGAAAGATAAAGCTTACCATAAAGATCCTTTATATAGACTATGATTTGGTGTTCATAAGAGGTTGggattattgtttccatttttgtttaaaagacaCCACAattaagactcagagaggttaggtattATATCTGagctcacacagctagcaagtgccGGGGCTCTCCTATAGGAGTGTGAAGCCCTTGCTTatgcttcccctccccacactACAGAATCCCTCTCTCCACTTAACTCCTAGAGATCAGATTCTGATGGGTCCCTAAGGGATTCCTGTTAGGGAGTTGACATCCCTACAACCCCCATCCCCTTCCCAATGAAAGTTTTTTTCTGCGGAGCGCGGGCCTGGAGCCAGGTGAGGTCAGAACGTCCACTCCAGGGGCTTTCTCTAGAATCCGTCGCTGTGGTTACTTCCAGTAGAATCTGTTTTAGGAAGAGGTTTGTCTGACTGCGCGGGACAGCGGTGGCATTCATCACTGCAGGAGTGCAGAATCCGGGGCTGGGGGCCACACGTCGAgaggggaggggccaggggcGGCCCCCTTGTGACCACCCTGAGGAGAGGTCAGGAGAGAAGGCTGGCTGAGGAGCGCCTGGACAGCAGCAGCTGCTGCTGAGGTTCTGTATCACGCGCTTGGGGCCCAAGGTAACTCAGACCTTTAAATTAACAGCGGGGCTGGGGTCGTTGCGGAGGCGGGAAGAGGCAGGGACTTAGGGGGCCACACACTGAACGCGTGGAGGGCGAGAGGAGTCCGAATTTTGGGAGGAATCATAAGGAATGAGGGTGATGAAGCAAGTAACAAGGTGAGTGGGGACACAAGCGACAAGGGCTTGAGAGGGCGCAAAAACTCGGCTGACCAAAAGACCGTGCGCTTGGAGGTAGGGGCAAAGTGTGGAACACACCCAGCCCAGGAACACTGGTAAGGTGGGAGCAGGGGGACACTTTCTTCCCTGAGCCCGTTTTCCATAGGTGGCCCCCTTtcagccatttttaaaataaaatgttgaccCAAGTGTTTTTAGGATATAAGGAAATAACGTCAGAGGAAGCTGTACCAAAGCGAGGCTGCGCAAGGCGCAGGAAAGGCAGTCAGAGGGTGGcgccttttttaaagatttcatctCTTTCCACCCTAAAGCTCAGGCCGTACTCCGCCCCCCTACCTTTTCTTCCCTCCGTCATCCTCCCTTCAACCCGCCTCCACTCCCCAGCCCGGAGCACGATCCGATCGCCTTTAAACCAGGTAACCGCCTAGGTCTCCACACCAGTTCCCGCAGCTTCTGAGTAGAGTAGGTGTAATCCACAGCAGCCGCTGCCTGAGCTcaagggctggtgggaggggtcTCGGGGATGCACCGCGGCCATGACGCTGGCCAGATCATTCGCAGAAATCCCTGTCTCATTCCATCTACAGTCGCAACTCGATTCCAGATGCCTCTCTCCAATGGCCGGGCAGCGAGTTGATGGCCCAAGTTCTAGAAGCTTCCTTTCCCTCCCGTTCTTTGGTCCGCTGGAGCTCAGGATGTGAGGGAGGAGCCTCACTCGAGGAGGTGTCTGAGAAGGCGGAGGAAATGGAGGAGGAGGTACTGGGGGCTGCAAAGGCGTATTCAGGCCAGGGAGCTGAGGAGATGAAGCTGGAGACATCACAAAAGCATAAGCCTGCACCTGAGGAAAACTTGACGTGGAGCTGCAGCTGCAGCGACGAGAAGGTGCTCCCTTCAACCGCCCCTCACTGTCACAGCAGCTCCTCGCCTCTTTGCCCTCGCCGcaagccccgcccccgccccagccccaggcccgcTTCCGAGGCCAGTCAGGGCCCTgggccccacccctgcctccagcCCATCCTCCCCCTCCACCGCCGCCCAGGTCCCTGCCCTGGCGCAGATCTCGGCGCAGACCCTGGCCCGGGTCCAGGCCCCAGACTCAGCGAAGCTGTTCTGCTGACCTACGCCGCTCTGGGGGTCGAGGTGGCTTAGGAGACTGGTAGCTGGAGGTGGAGTTTGATCAGGGTCCCACAGGGTGCTCTCATGTGGAGGGCTTTAAAGTAGCTAAGAACTGGCAGAAAAACCTGCAGTTGATCTACCAGCGTTTTATTTGGAGTGGGACCCCGGAGACGGAGACTAGGAAACGTAAGGCAAAGTCATGCATCTGTCATATATGTAGTATgaacagactccactcttgtcTTTCCTGTGTCTTTTTTGGCTGCTTTACTGAGAAGCatattcacaaacatgcagaaaCCAAACAGCACAATTTAGCTGTAGACATCTATCATGGGGTTATatattgctttatgtgtaaggatTATGTATATGACAAAGACATAGAACAGATtgccaaagaaacaaaagtgaaaattttgAACTTCTTAGCTTCCACTTCATCAGATGTCTTTCAACAACAGTGTATGACATCAGGTATTGAAGAGAAGCAATCAACCTGTGAGTCAAAGGAACAGGAGCCAAAATTGGTGAAGcccaagaaaaagaggagaaaaaagtcaGTCTGTACTGTAGGCCTGAGAGGGCTAATCAATCTTGGGAACACCTGTTTTACGAATTGTATTGTCCAGACACTTACCCATATTCCTCTACTGAAAGATTTCTTCCTCTCTGACAAGCACAGATGTGAAATGACAAACCCCAGCTTGTGTCTTGTCTGTGAAATGTCTTCACTTTTTCATGCTATGTACTCTGGGAGCTGAACTCCTCACATTCTCTATAAGTTACTGCACCTGATATGGATTCATGCAGAACACTTAGCAGGGTACAGGCAGCAGGATGCCCATGAGTTCCTCACTGCAATATTAGATGTGCTTCATAGACACAGCAAAGATGATAGTTTTGGGCAGGAGAACAATAACCCCACCTGCTGTAACTGCATCATAGACGAAATCTTTACAGGTGGCTTGCAGTCAGATGTCACATGTCAAGTTTTCCATACTGTCCACCACAATAGATCCATGCTGGGACATCAGTTTAGACTTTCCTGGCTCTTGTGCCACATTCAGTTCCCAGAGTCCAGAGAGGGTTAATGGCACAGTGAGGAGGGATGACTACATACCAGGAATTCCCTCACTCACAGACTGCTTACAGTGGTTTACAAGGCCAGAGCATCTAGGAAGCAGTGCCAAAATCAAATGCAGTAGTTGCCAAAGCTATCAGGAATCTACCAAACAACTCACAATGAAGAAACTACCCGTTGTGGCCTGTTTTCATCTCAAGCGGTCTGAATATGTAGGCAAACAGAGGTGAAAGATTAATACTTTTATCTCCTTTCCCTTGGAGCTGGACATGACTCCATTTTTGGCCTCTACTAAAGAGAGCAGAATGAAAGAAGGCCAGCCACCAATAGATTGCGCACCCATTGAGAATAAGTATTCCTTGTTTGTAGTGATTAATCACCATGGAACTTTGGAAAGTGGACACTATACCAGTTTTATCCAGCAACAAAAAGACCAGTGGTTCAGCTGTGATGATGCTGTAATCACCAAGGCTACCATTGAGGACTTACCCTACAGTGAAGGGTATTTACTGTTCTATCACAAACAGGGTCTAGAGAAAGACTAGTCTTACCAGACCACTtaccagaaaaaaagtaaaagaaattaataGGCAAGGATCCTGAAGTGACACACAAACCTACCAGGAATGGACAATGACAACAGCCCCTACATCACAATTAGCATCTTGATATAAAGAACCAAATTTAACATGGCCTATGGGTctgtaagaggaaagaaaaaaagaatattaactaATGGCCATTCAGCCTtaaatgggagggagggagcagaggtTGAAAATGGTCCCATAAAGcataattaaatgaaaagaatgttTTAGGTGAGAAGAGTAGGAATAGAGATGTTCTGGCACTACTatatgtcatttgtttctatgaaaATACTGTGGGAAGTCAGGAAGTATTCCTTCATCAGCAAAAAACCTCACAGTTGGTGTTCCAGCTGTGGTCAACCAGTAAAAtagctaaataaaataatattttaaaagaaaatttcaaaagctttaaaagaaaaacatttaaaaagaaaaaaattaatcttaaaaagaaaatgtttttaaatgttgaaaattttttaagttaaatatttttaaaataaatgttttaaaagtttaaaagttttaaaatttaaaactaaaattattaaagcttaaatgcaaattttagaaattcttagtttaaaaaagataaaatgaataaaacaaggaaaacgattaaaaatgaaagtttaccaaaaatttaaagtgaaagaaaccatttgaaaattaaaaagaaaaaagaaggaaactgttaaaattaaaagtttaaatgaaataaaatttaaatagaaataagtataaatataaaaatctttaaaaattagatcATAAAATATGTGTTGAGAATTTATGCATAATTTAAGATAtaagttttgaaaaatacagaaagggatgaaaattcaaatttaagcttatagaaaagttttaaaagaggAAAGTTTAGAACAATTcaagacaaaaggacaaaatttgctaaaaattaaatttaaaagatcttaaaaggaaaaattagagaaaaagaattttaaaatttataatgaacTTTAGACAAGTTCAGTTTGAGAGATTTAAATAAGAACTTTacatatttaaacaaaaagatgtattaaaattaaaattcttaaaaagttttatttttaaaatttaagcataTTAAAATACATACGGGTATGAAATAATAGAGGAGACAGGAATAACAAGAAAAAGGGgtttgtgaatatatattttttcaagttttatgcTGATATATAAAgataattcaaaggaaaaaaaatagactttaaccaTCATTTTACCATCCAATTATGAGATCAATACAAGGCTTGCACTCTAGCCCACCTTCCCTGCTCAGGTTCTACACCCCATCTGATTTCCTGAAGGAAATAGAGCTATTTCTTAGGCAGAATGAACTGCATCTGAGAAAGGTGAAAGGAGCTCTCTGCCATTTAGAACTGCATTATTCATACAAAT contains the following coding sequences:
- the USP51 gene encoding LOW QUALITY PROTEIN: ubiquitin carboxyl-terminal hydrolase 51 (The sequence of the model RefSeq protein was modified relative to this genomic sequence to represent the inferred CDS: inserted 3 bases in 2 codons; substituted 3 bases at 3 genomic stop codons) is translated as MAQVLEASFPSRSLVRWSSGCEGGASLEEVSEKAEEMEEEVLGAAKAYSGQGAEEMKLETSQKHKPAPEENLTWSCSCSDEKVLPSTAPHCHSSSSPLCPRRKPRPXPQPQARFRGQSGPWAPPLPPAHPPPPPPPRSLPWRRSRRRPWPGSRPQTQRSCSADLRRSGGRGGLGDWXLEVEFDQGPTGCSHVEGFKVAKNWQKNLQLIYQRFIWSGTPETETRKRKAKSCICHICSMNRLHSCLSCVFFGCFTEKHIHKHAETKQHNLAVDIYHGVIYCFMCKDYVYDKDIEQIAKETKVKILNFLASTSSDVFQQQCMTSGIEEKQSTCESKEQEPKLVKPKKKRRKKSVCTVGLRGLINLGNTCFTNCIVQTLTHIPLLKDFFLSDKHRCEMTNPSLCLVCEMSSLFHAMYSGSXTPHILYKLLHLIWIHAEHLAGYRQQDAHEFLTAILDVLHRHSKDDSFGQENNNPTCCNCIIDEIFTGGLQSDVTCQVFHXLSTTIDPCWDISLDFPGSCATFSSQSPERVNGTVRRDDYIPGIPSLTDCLQWFTRPEHLGSSAKIKCSSCQSYQESTKQLTMKKLPVVACFHLKRSEYVGKQRXKINTFISFPLELDMTPFLASTKESRMKEGQPPIDCAPIENKYSLFVVINHHGTLESGHYTSFIQQQKDQWFSCDDAVITKATIEDLPYSEGYLLFYHKQGLEKD